In Siniperca chuatsi isolate FFG_IHB_CAS linkage group LG20, ASM2008510v1, whole genome shotgun sequence, the following proteins share a genomic window:
- the ch25h gene encoding cholesterol 25-hydroxylase-like protein, whose protein sequence is MLLQPLWNFVMGHSSLLHSPFFPVFFSLSVYLSFCLPFLVLDVLSSRWALVRRYKLQPQSSISWASLRSCLALTFYNHVVFIFPLTVMNWYLRPVDLPEEAPSLPRLLAQVLVCLLLFDFQSFIWHLLHHKVPWLYRNFHKVHHTYTSTSALTAEYSGAWETLSLGFFAAANPLLLGCHPLTELAFFLVNIWLSVEDHCGYDLPWATHRLVPLGLYGGARHHDIHHLKSKYNFAPYFTHWDRLAGTLCTQQD, encoded by the exons ATGTTGCTGCAGCCTCTCTGGAACTTCGTCATGGGACACTCGTCCCTCCTGCACTCACCTTTCTTCCCCGTCTTCTTCTCCTTGTCCGTCTACCTGTCCTTCTGCCTGCCCTTCCTGGTGCTGGACGTGCTGTCCTCCAGGTGGGCCCTGGTGCGCAGGTACAAGCTGCAGCCTCAGAGCTCCATCAGCTGGGCCTCACTGCGGAGCTGCCTGGCTCTGACGTTCTACAACCACGTGGTCTTCATCTTCCCGCTGACCGTGATGAACTGGTACCTGAGGCCCGTCGACCTGCCCGAGGAGGCCCCGTCCCTGCCTCGCTTGCTGGCCCAGGTGCTGGTCTGCCTGCTGCTCTTCGACTTCCAGAGCTTCATCTGGCACCTGCTGCACCACAAAGTGCCCTGGCTCTACCGCAACTTCCACAAG gtgcaTCACACCTACACCTCCACCTCCGCCCTCACCGCTGAGTACTCCGGAGCCTGGGAGACTCTCAGCCTGGGCTTCTTCGCCGCCGCCAACCCCCTCCTGCTGGGCTGCCACCCGCTCACCGAGCTGGCCTTCTTCCTGGTGAACATCTGGCTGTCGGTGGAGGACCACTGCGGCTATGACCTGCCCTGGGCCACCCACCGCCTGGTGCCGCTAGGGCTGTACGGCGGGGCCCGCCACCACGACATCCACCACCTCAAGTCCAAGTACAACTTCGCCCCCTACTTCACCCACTGGGACCGGCTGGCTGGGACGCTGTGCACACAGCAAGACTGA